A single Defluviitalea saccharophila DNA region contains:
- a CDS encoding GntR family transcriptional regulator — translation MDKDTLNVNLNDYLPLRDVVFNALRKAILSGDLKPGERLMEKQLAEKMGVSRTPVREAIRKLELEGFVVMVPRKGAQVAEITEKDIQDVLEVRGALEELAVKLACKNMDDKDLRSLKQVMKEFSEASKRDDLDGMIEKDTEFHDIIFRATKNEKLIQIVNNLREQIHRYRVAYLKSFDDFKVINEEHEQIVFAIENRDATLGETVAARHIKNQEKAVIQFIRKGTAK, via the coding sequence ATGGACAAAGACACACTGAACGTAAACTTAAACGATTATCTTCCCCTGAGGGATGTTGTATTTAACGCTCTTAGAAAAGCAATTCTGTCCGGAGACTTAAAGCCGGGAGAAAGATTGATGGAAAAGCAGCTGGCAGAAAAGATGGGGGTTAGCAGGACTCCTGTCAGAGAAGCCATAAGGAAGTTGGAATTAGAGGGCTTTGTAGTCATGGTTCCCAGAAAAGGAGCACAGGTTGCCGAGATTACAGAAAAGGATATTCAAGATGTTCTGGAAGTTAGAGGAGCCTTGGAAGAGTTGGCTGTTAAATTGGCCTGTAAAAACATGGATGACAAAGACTTACGCAGTTTAAAGCAAGTTATGAAGGAATTCTCCGAGGCGTCTAAACGAGATGATTTAGACGGGATGATTGAGAAAGATACAGAATTTCATGATATCATTTTTAGAGCCACTAAAAATGAAAAGCTTATTCAGATTGTAAACAATCTAAGAGAACAAATTCATAGATACAGGGTAGCTTATTTAAAGAGTTTTGATGACTTTAAAGTGATTAATGAAGAACATGAACAAATTGTATTTGCTATTGAAAACAGGGACGCAACTTTGGGAGAAACAGTGGCGGCAAGACATATCAAGAATCAAGAAAAAGCAGTAATTCAATTTATAAGAAAAGGAACAGCGAAATAA
- a CDS encoding spore germination protein produces the protein MKILKQWLGNKHHKGQWEDEFHDEENKVTIPLSKDLETNIKNLELLFKDCGDFVKRKFPVGVNKEINMYIAYIDLMIDRRIIEESLLEQLMLQVRSVPPQMDKIKSSIYEFIRDGGIATADIKEVDTLDEAALAILSGDTILLIDGYAKVIVVATKGWPNRGIQEPDSEVVVRGPKEGFSEALRMNTVLIRRRIRDTKLKVKQLQVGIRSRTDIALMYIEDIVRKDILEDVEKRLKDFKIDGIIDSGHLEQLIEDDWRSPFPQIQSTQRPDKAASAILEGRIAIIVDNTPFVLLVPTTLNSFFQSSEDYYQRWSIMSFTRMIRYIAAFFSAGVPGLYLALTDYHPSMIPTQLTMAITASREQVPFPSVIEVVLMELAFELLREAGTRLPGPIGSTIGIVGGLIIGQAAVEAKIVSPIVVIVVSVTAISSFAIPDNALTVGFRLVKFLIIGLSAVMGLYGFLLGVLIVLIHLVSLKSFNMPYMSPFVSAGINQYEDIKDSIFRVPTFMMNRRPIFSSPDKRVRLKTKKKKNE, from the coding sequence ATGAAGATCTTAAAGCAATGGTTGGGCAATAAACATCATAAAGGACAATGGGAAGATGAATTCCATGATGAAGAGAACAAAGTGACGATTCCTCTTTCAAAGGATTTAGAAACGAATATTAAAAACTTAGAATTGCTTTTTAAGGATTGCGGAGATTTTGTAAAAAGAAAATTTCCTGTAGGTGTTAATAAAGAAATCAATATGTATATTGCTTATATCGATTTAATGATTGATCGCCGTATCATCGAGGAATCTTTATTAGAGCAGCTCATGCTGCAAGTACGAAGTGTTCCGCCTCAGATGGATAAAATTAAGTCGTCCATTTATGAATTTATCCGAGACGGGGGAATTGCCACTGCGGACATTAAAGAAGTAGATACTTTGGATGAAGCTGCTTTGGCAATTTTGTCAGGAGACACGATTTTACTCATTGACGGCTATGCCAAAGTCATAGTGGTTGCTACCAAGGGCTGGCCTAACCGGGGGATCCAGGAACCGGATTCGGAAGTCGTGGTAAGAGGCCCTAAAGAAGGCTTTAGTGAAGCTCTTAGGATGAATACAGTTTTAATCAGAAGAAGAATCAGGGATACCAAGCTTAAAGTTAAACAGCTTCAAGTAGGGATTAGAAGCAGAACAGATATCGCACTGATGTATATAGAAGATATCGTGAGAAAAGATATCCTGGAGGATGTAGAAAAACGTTTAAAGGATTTTAAGATTGATGGGATTATAGACAGCGGACATTTAGAACAGCTTATAGAAGACGATTGGAGAAGTCCGTTTCCACAGATTCAATCCACCCAAAGGCCGGATAAAGCGGCTTCCGCTATCCTTGAAGGAAGAATTGCCATTATTGTAGATAATACGCCTTTTGTGCTTCTGGTTCCAACGACTTTAAACAGTTTTTTTCAATCCTCGGAAGATTATTATCAGCGTTGGAGTATTATGAGCTTTACAAGAATGATTCGTTATATTGCAGCTTTCTTTTCAGCAGGAGTTCCTGGGCTTTATCTCGCTTTAACAGATTATCATCCTTCCATGATTCCAACTCAGCTTACCATGGCTATCACTGCTTCAAGAGAACAAGTGCCTTTCCCCTCAGTGATAGAAGTAGTGTTAATGGAACTGGCTTTTGAGCTTTTACGTGAAGCTGGGACAAGGCTTCCGGGACCTATAGGCAGTACCATTGGGATCGTAGGAGGTCTTATTATAGGACAAGCGGCTGTTGAAGCGAAGATTGTAAGTCCTATTGTCGTTATTGTGGTATCCGTTACGGCTATTTCCAGTTTTGCAATTCCGGATAATGCTCTGACTGTAGGCTTTCGTCTTGTAAAGTTTTTAATTATTGGACTTTCGGCAGTAATGGGGTTATATGGATTTTTACTAGGAGTTTTAATTGTACTCATTCATCTGGTTTCTCTAAAGAGCTTTAATATGCCCTATATGTCTCCCTTTGTTTCTGCCGGCATCAATCAATACGAGGATATAAAGGATTCAATTTTTAGAGTACCGACATTTATGATGAATAGAAGACCTATCTTCTCAAGTCCCGATAAAAGAGTACGATTAAAAACTAAGAAAAAAAAGAATGAGTAG
- a CDS encoding CLC_0170 family protein: MELILKKFVSIYSIWPMLLTVGIGMFAFFVDYRSLKEKENLKEAKWAKRIGLVYMIGGAGLFIFIKLLS; this comes from the coding sequence ATGGAGTTGATCTTAAAGAAATTTGTCAGCATTTATTCCATATGGCCAATGCTCTTAACGGTTGGTATTGGAATGTTTGCTTTTTTTGTAGATTATAGGAGTCTAAAGGAGAAGGAAAATCTAAAAGAAGCTAAATGGGCTAAACGGATTGGATTAGTCTATATGATCGGAGGAGCCGGCCTTTTTATTTTTATTAAGCTATTAAGTTAA
- a CDS encoding PEGA domain-containing protein: MSDKKKKSSAKAQSDFIRFMLLTGLGGIIILLITLFVVAATMTNKKPKSKEESPKEEKAPVERQATGEMEEVIGVVIKSPGNDTIQILNVENEKEIVLQIENGVEMKDIYGQSMSLKEFKVGDMVETKYDKGNMVPKYLRISGEAWEQDRVKNVKINLEGKTIEIGNNIYTYTNNLISMYKGDPISIDQIDSIDELTLRGYKNYVWFIDVKASHGYINITASKDEEGTVEIDNGMTLPIKEAKNIAVTEGQHKVVIKKEGYEPIAKNVQVDSMQTVEIDLGEMQKKVGRLHVVAKGVSDYKVFINNVEYPGNEAILLEYGDYHLVVKKEGYKDWNKDFKMNEEVKRIDVELQKEEVPQFVKVSIDTNPTGAEVYIDDSFIGISPIDAQVPYGQHKISLIKEGYSPLHIPVSLDETQKQRSFLFTLQEAANE, encoded by the coding sequence ATGTCTGACAAAAAGAAGAAAAGCAGTGCAAAAGCCCAGTCTGACTTTATTCGATTCATGCTTTTAACAGGTTTAGGAGGAATAATCATATTACTCATTACTCTATTCGTGGTAGCCGCTACAATGACAAACAAGAAACCTAAGAGTAAAGAAGAATCCCCTAAAGAAGAGAAAGCTCCTGTAGAAAGACAAGCAACAGGAGAAATGGAAGAAGTTATAGGCGTTGTAATAAAAAGTCCTGGAAATGACACCATACAGATCCTGAATGTTGAAAATGAAAAAGAAATAGTTCTTCAGATTGAAAACGGCGTTGAGATGAAAGATATATATGGTCAGTCCATGAGCTTAAAAGAATTTAAAGTCGGAGATATGGTTGAGACAAAGTACGATAAGGGAAACATGGTTCCTAAATATCTTAGAATAAGTGGAGAAGCCTGGGAGCAGGACCGTGTTAAAAACGTAAAAATTAACTTAGAAGGGAAAACAATAGAAATAGGAAACAATATTTATACCTACACGAATAATCTTATTTCAATGTATAAGGGAGATCCTATTTCCATAGATCAAATAGACTCCATAGATGAACTCACTTTAAGAGGCTATAAGAATTATGTTTGGTTTATTGATGTTAAGGCATCCCATGGATATATTAATATCACTGCTTCAAAGGATGAAGAAGGGACAGTAGAAATCGATAACGGCATGACCCTTCCTATAAAAGAAGCTAAAAATATTGCAGTTACTGAAGGTCAGCATAAAGTTGTCATCAAAAAAGAAGGCTATGAGCCGATTGCGAAAAATGTTCAAGTGGATTCCATGCAAACTGTGGAAATAGATTTAGGAGAAATGCAAAAGAAAGTTGGAAGGCTTCATGTAGTCGCTAAAGGTGTTTCAGATTATAAAGTATTTATTAATAATGTGGAGTACCCAGGAAATGAAGCCATCCTGCTGGAGTATGGGGATTATCATTTAGTAGTTAAAAAAGAAGGCTACAAAGATTGGAACAAGGATTTCAAAATGAATGAAGAAGTAAAGAGAATTGATGTAGAGCTTCAAAAAGAAGAAGTGCCTCAATTTGTCAAGGTATCTATAGACACCAACCCTACCGGGGCAGAAGTATATATAGATGATAGTTTTATAGGCATATCTCCTATAGACGCACAGGTTCCTTATGGACAGCATAAGATTTCTCTCATAAAGGAAGGATACAGTCCTCTTCACATTCCCGTGAGCTTGGATGAAACGCAAAAACAAAGGAGTTTCCTGTTTACACTGCAAGAAGCAGCGAACGAATAA
- a CDS encoding Veg family protein, with translation MIIRQDLSQIRRDIEGCVGNKVKLKTNKGRRKTVINEGILEDAYSSVFVVKVKNTFENTFRRVSYSYTDILTQTVELSFYNEGDQEQSQLM, from the coding sequence GTGATAATTCGGCAGGATCTTTCCCAAATTCGAAGAGATATCGAAGGGTGTGTAGGTAATAAGGTAAAACTTAAGACTAACAAAGGAAGGCGCAAAACCGTCATCAATGAAGGCATACTAGAAGATGCTTATTCCAGTGTTTTTGTAGTTAAAGTTAAAAATACATTTGAAAATACCTTCAGAAGAGTTTCTTACAGTTACACGGATATTCTAACTCAAACAGTCGAACTTTCTTTTTATAATGAAGGGGATCAGGAACAAAGTCAACTTATGTGA
- the yabG gene encoding sporulation peptidase YabG yields MLKVGDIVVRKSYGGDIYFRVTEINPYGMVKLVGLSYRVLADAPWQDLQKVYYGAPNPYNEMALLQAEKNVRAILKKRLSEETQKVARGESILKKPGKVLHLDGDPEYLKICLKYYGELKIDVIGKTLEEREHPIQVLSLLQEHRPDILVITGHDSISKGAEDYKDINNYRNSRFFVEAVKKAREYEPNMDQLVIFAGACQSNYEALIEAGANFASSPERVMIHALDPVFICEKVAYTSMATILSINEIIENTITGIKGIGGFQTRGKYREGAPSIM; encoded by the coding sequence ATGTTAAAGGTGGGAGATATAGTCGTTAGAAAATCCTATGGCGGAGATATTTATTTTCGCGTAACAGAAATAAATCCTTATGGAATGGTAAAATTAGTAGGTTTAAGTTATAGAGTTTTGGCAGATGCCCCATGGCAGGACTTACAAAAGGTTTATTACGGTGCACCAAATCCATACAATGAAATGGCTTTATTGCAAGCAGAGAAAAATGTGAGAGCGATTTTAAAAAAAAGATTATCAGAAGAAACTCAAAAGGTTGCAAGGGGCGAATCTATTTTAAAAAAGCCCGGGAAGGTTCTTCATTTAGATGGAGACCCAGAGTATTTAAAAATTTGCTTAAAATATTACGGGGAGCTAAAGATTGACGTCATTGGGAAAACTTTGGAGGAACGGGAACATCCGATCCAGGTTTTATCCCTTTTACAGGAGCATAGACCGGATATATTGGTCATCACAGGGCATGATTCCATATCCAAGGGAGCAGAAGACTATAAAGATATCAACAATTATAGAAACTCCAGGTTTTTTGTTGAGGCAGTTAAGAAAGCAAGGGAATATGAACCGAATATGGATCAATTGGTAATTTTTGCAGGGGCTTGTCAATCGAATTATGAAGCTTTAATTGAAGCGGGTGCAAATTTTGCCAGTTCCCCTGAAAGAGTTATGATTCATGCCCTGGATCCGGTATTCATTTGTGAAAAAGTAGCTTATACCTCCATGGCTACTATTCTTTCGATCAATGAAATCATAGAAAATACTATCACCGGAATTAAGGGCATTGGAGGATTTCAGACAAGGGGCAAGTATAGAGAAGGAGCACCAAGTATTATGTAG
- a CDS encoding DUF3794 and LysM peptidoglycan-binding domain-containing protein: MSLELIKETIEFDQPVRRETTQVIVEEDLIVPDIKPDIAKVLKVDGKIELEQVEISADRLNFKGQIKIYVLYAADGSDRLVHSMAGTLTLDDFINVDGIKKDMLYTMEYDLEHLDYTWINSRKLNVKAIVSVGAKVSEKRKSEIIVNANSPLPIQLQMQPFTFYRTAATNQDKMIIKDELMVPAGKPNIQEVLKTDIRICNKESKVGDGVVSVKGNLNIRTLYAGAMAENEMDYMEHQIPFNGTIECPGAEEGMHCNTDIKILNQYIQIRPDLDGEERVLEIEAVLLVHIKIISMEEIQIIDDAYCPGKEIKLKKERIPYQKLLNKKRDSVTLKEVLNLDANAPNLAYVYNIQAKPHVEEVRLLDDKMMVEGSADIKLTYITEDKENPIYVYDGIMPFRHSIDLKGVSIDKKADVRVDVDDISCNTNSVRDVEVKLTLQLDVEVMDEQEIDIIMDMIEQDIDPEVLMNMPSLIIYIVQNGDTLWKIAKKYNATIEELTTINDIENPEKLYPGQKLLIIKKVLTV, from the coding sequence ATGTCATTAGAACTAATAAAAGAAACCATAGAATTTGATCAGCCTGTCCGCAGGGAAACTACGCAGGTTATTGTAGAAGAAGACCTTATTGTACCCGATATTAAACCGGATATAGCTAAAGTTTTAAAAGTTGATGGGAAAATTGAGCTGGAACAAGTGGAAATTTCTGCAGATAGACTTAACTTTAAAGGACAAATTAAGATTTATGTACTCTATGCTGCAGATGGCTCGGATAGGTTGGTACATAGTATGGCGGGAACATTGACTCTGGATGATTTTATTAATGTGGACGGAATCAAAAAAGATATGCTGTATACTATGGAATATGATTTAGAACATCTGGACTACACATGGATCAACAGCAGAAAATTAAATGTTAAAGCCATCGTTTCAGTTGGAGCAAAAGTATCGGAAAAAAGAAAGAGCGAGATTATAGTCAATGCCAATAGTCCGCTGCCTATTCAGCTTCAGATGCAGCCTTTTACGTTTTATCGAACAGCAGCGACCAATCAGGACAAAATGATTATAAAAGATGAACTTATGGTGCCTGCAGGAAAGCCTAATATTCAGGAAGTTTTAAAAACCGATATAAGAATTTGCAATAAAGAATCTAAGGTAGGAGACGGAGTCGTTTCTGTAAAAGGAAATCTTAATATCCGGACGCTTTACGCAGGGGCTATGGCAGAAAATGAAATGGATTATATGGAACATCAAATCCCCTTTAACGGAACCATAGAATGTCCCGGAGCAGAAGAAGGCATGCATTGTAATACGGACATCAAGATATTAAACCAATACATTCAAATCCGTCCGGATTTAGACGGTGAAGAAAGAGTTTTAGAAATAGAAGCTGTTTTACTCGTTCATATCAAAATCATTTCCATGGAAGAAATACAAATTATTGACGATGCCTATTGCCCGGGTAAAGAAATAAAGCTGAAGAAAGAAAGGATTCCTTATCAAAAGCTTTTAAATAAAAAGCGAGACAGCGTTACTCTTAAAGAGGTACTAAACCTGGATGCCAATGCTCCAAACCTTGCCTATGTTTATAATATACAGGCTAAACCCCATGTAGAAGAAGTACGTCTTTTAGATGATAAGATGATGGTAGAGGGTAGTGCCGATATCAAGCTAACTTATATTACAGAGGATAAGGAAAATCCTATTTATGTTTACGACGGAATTATGCCTTTTAGACACAGCATAGACTTAAAGGGTGTTTCCATAGATAAAAAGGCAGATGTGAGAGTCGATGTGGATGATATTTCATGCAATACCAACTCCGTAAGAGATGTTGAAGTTAAACTGACACTTCAATTGGATGTGGAAGTTATGGATGAACAAGAAATAGATATCATCATGGATATGATTGAACAGGATATTGATCCGGAAGTTCTTATGAACATGCCCAGTTTAATCATTTATATTGTACAAAATGGGGATACTTTATGGAAGATTGCAAAGAAATATAATGCCACCATTGAAGAATTAACAACTATTAATGATATTGAAAATCCTGAAAAATTATATCCGGGGCAAAAACTTCTTATCATTAAAAAAGTATTAACCGTATAG
- a CDS encoding phospho-sugar mutase — translation MEFMEKYNQWLADDYFDEETKKELKDISGDEKEIQERFYKELEFGTGGLRGIIGAGTNRMNKYSVRKATQGLANYILLEDAEKNKEKGVVIAYDSRRCSKEFAFEAAMVLNGNGIKTYVFEELAPTPELSFAVRHLGCAAGIVITASHNPKEYNGYKVYGSDGAQVPPPYDEEIIDEVQKITDFRQVKIMDNDAAREAGLLEIIGEAVHDAYIKEVKAQSINGDVVKKVADDFTIVYTPLHGTGNKPVMRVLKEIGFKNVIIVPEQQNPDPEFSTVSYPNPEDPKAFSLAIKLAKEHNADIIIGTDPDADRVGVLVRDEKGEYNVLTGNMTGVLLTEYLLSAKKAKGTLPKNGALIKTIVTTEMVRAVAKEYDVTLLEVLTGFKFIGEKIKEFEQTGEHEYLFGFEESYGYLAGTYARDKDAVVAAMLACELAAVYKDKGMTLYEGLQALYEKYGYYKEGLESITLKGIEGLEKIQSIMTALRNDPPKEFAGLQVLELRDYEEQMAKNLITNQEAKIHLPKSNVLYFVLENNAWFCVRPSGTEPKVKFYFGVKGKDEEDAKAILSNLKEDVMEKVKQI, via the coding sequence ATGGAATTTATGGAAAAATACAATCAGTGGTTAGCAGATGACTACTTTGATGAAGAAACCAAAAAAGAATTAAAAGATATATCTGGTGATGAAAAAGAAATTCAAGAAAGATTCTATAAAGAATTAGAATTCGGAACCGGAGGCTTAAGGGGAATCATCGGTGCAGGAACCAACCGAATGAATAAGTATTCCGTAAGAAAAGCCACCCAAGGCCTTGCCAATTATATCTTATTAGAAGATGCTGAAAAGAATAAAGAAAAAGGTGTTGTTATAGCATACGATTCAAGACGCTGTTCTAAGGAATTTGCTTTTGAAGCAGCTATGGTGCTCAATGGAAACGGTATAAAAACCTATGTGTTCGAAGAACTTGCGCCAACACCAGAACTTTCCTTTGCTGTTAGACATTTAGGCTGTGCAGCAGGAATTGTAATTACTGCAAGCCATAATCCAAAAGAATATAACGGATACAAGGTATATGGCAGTGATGGGGCACAGGTTCCACCACCTTACGATGAAGAAATTATCGATGAAGTTCAAAAGATCACCGATTTTAGACAAGTTAAAATAATGGACAATGATGCAGCAAGAGAAGCAGGACTTCTTGAAATTATTGGAGAAGCAGTACACGATGCCTACATAAAAGAAGTAAAAGCACAAAGCATCAATGGGGATGTTGTTAAAAAGGTAGCCGATGATTTCACTATCGTGTATACACCTCTTCATGGAACGGGTAATAAACCGGTTATGAGAGTTTTAAAAGAAATAGGGTTTAAAAATGTGATCATTGTACCAGAACAGCAAAATCCAGACCCTGAGTTCTCAACTGTATCCTATCCTAATCCGGAAGATCCTAAGGCATTTAGCCTGGCGATAAAGCTTGCAAAAGAACATAATGCAGATATCATTATAGGCACAGACCCAGACGCAGACAGAGTGGGTGTTTTGGTAAGAGATGAAAAGGGAGAATACAATGTTTTAACCGGAAATATGACAGGGGTACTTTTGACAGAGTACTTATTATCTGCTAAAAAAGCAAAGGGAACCCTTCCTAAAAACGGAGCTCTTATTAAAACCATCGTAACAACAGAAATGGTACGAGCTGTTGCTAAAGAATATGATGTGACTTTATTAGAAGTATTAACTGGTTTCAAATTCATAGGAGAAAAGATCAAAGAATTTGAACAAACTGGAGAACATGAGTATCTATTCGGATTTGAAGAAAGTTACGGATATCTCGCAGGAACCTATGCAAGGGACAAGGATGCGGTCGTTGCAGCGATGCTGGCATGTGAACTGGCAGCCGTTTATAAAGATAAAGGCATGACTTTATATGAAGGCTTGCAGGCATTATATGAAAAATACGGCTATTATAAAGAAGGCTTAGAGTCCATCACCTTAAAGGGAATAGAAGGACTTGAAAAGATTCAGTCCATCATGACCGCTTTAAGAAATGATCCGCCAAAAGAATTTGCCGGACTTCAGGTATTAGAATTAAGAGACTATGAAGAACAAATGGCAAAGAACCTGATTACCAATCAAGAAGCAAAGATTCATCTTCCAAAATCCAATGTATTGTATTTTGTTCTTGAAAACAATGCATGGTTCTGTGTAAGACCATCCGGTACAGAGCCAAAGGTTAAGTTCTACTTTGGTGTTAAAGGAAAAGATGAAGAGGATGCAAAAGCAATACTTTCTAACTTAAAAGAAGACGTAATGGAAAAAGTAAAACAAATATAA
- a CDS encoding cation:proton antiporter, which produces MMSTHFLLDIAIILLFTKIFGLITKRFSMPQVLGALLAGLILGPAGIDLLHETEFLSSVAELGVIVLMFSAGLETDLKELRKSGKASLIIAIIGVIVPLLGGALVSFIFNKNILQDIFIGVILTATSVSITVETLQEMGKLKTESGTAILGAAVIDDILGIIALTLVTSTATPNAPNIFIVLLKILGFFAVCIVAGLLFYYLFQWLSQHEGKKRRIPIFSLAFCLVLSYLAEEFGVADITGAYIAGLILCNTLQAHYIGRRVEIISYMFLSPIFFASIGIKTSIMGMDGRIILFTVLIVAVAILTKIVGCGLGAKLCGYTSKESYRIGVGMISRGEVALIVANKGAAVGLMQEAFFAPIIIMVIITTLVTPIWLKFAYRH; this is translated from the coding sequence ATGATGTCCACTCATTTTTTACTGGATATTGCTATTATCTTATTATTTACAAAAATTTTTGGATTAATTACTAAACGTTTTAGTATGCCTCAGGTGCTCGGAGCACTTTTAGCAGGGCTTATACTTGGACCGGCAGGAATTGATCTTTTGCATGAAACAGAGTTTCTTTCTTCCGTTGCAGAACTGGGCGTTATTGTACTCATGTTTTCTGCGGGACTGGAAACCGATTTGAAAGAATTAAGAAAAAGCGGGAAGGCTTCCTTAATTATTGCAATCATTGGTGTTATAGTACCTTTACTAGGAGGAGCTCTCGTTTCTTTTATATTTAATAAGAATATACTTCAAGACATATTCATTGGGGTTATTTTAACGGCGACATCCGTAAGCATTACCGTTGAAACCCTTCAAGAGATGGGAAAACTAAAAACAGAATCCGGAACAGCTATCCTGGGAGCTGCTGTTATTGACGATATATTAGGTATTATCGCTTTGACTTTAGTAACCAGTACAGCTACTCCCAATGCGCCTAATATCTTTATTGTACTGTTAAAAATCTTAGGATTTTTTGCTGTTTGTATTGTAGCAGGACTTCTGTTTTATTATCTTTTTCAATGGCTTAGCCAACATGAAGGCAAAAAAAGAAGAATTCCTATATTTAGTCTTGCCTTCTGCTTGGTCTTGTCTTATCTAGCAGAAGAATTTGGTGTAGCAGATATTACAGGGGCGTATATCGCAGGTTTAATTTTGTGTAACACCCTTCAAGCCCATTATATAGGAAGAAGAGTGGAAATTATTTCATATATGTTTTTATCTCCGATCTTTTTTGCAAGCATAGGGATTAAAACTTCCATAATGGGGATGGATGGAAGAATTATTCTATTTACAGTATTAATTGTTGCAGTTGCTATTCTCACTAAAATAGTTGGTTGTGGCTTAGGAGCAAAATTATGCGGCTATACTTCAAAGGAGTCTTATAGAATTGGTGTGGGTATGATTTCAAGAGGTGAGGTTGCATTGATTGTTGCCAATAAAGGAGCAGCCGTAGGATTGATGCAAGAGGCATTTTTTGCACCTATCATTATTATGGTGATTATTACAACTCTTGTTACCCCCATATGGTTAAAATTTGCATATAGACATTAA
- the ispE gene encoding 4-(cytidine 5'-diphospho)-2-C-methyl-D-erythritol kinase, whose protein sequence is MHEIELKARAKINLTLDVIGKRSDGYHNVEMIMQTINLYDQITIRKMRAPGIKLKTDLKWLPEDERNLAYKAAKLIVETYNIDQGILIELKKRIPVAAGLAGGSSDAAAVFVGLNTMFDLNLQKNELMDLGVKLGADIPYCILTGTALAQGIGDKLTKLPPMPFCHVVIAKPPISVSTAHVYKSLNLEEISFHPNTQDVIEGIKKGDLRQIAKNLGNVLESVTIKEHPIIEDIKNTLVEYGALGALMSGSGPSVFGLFESNKEAQAAAKELRLHSKAKDIFVTTIFNRERL, encoded by the coding sequence ATGCATGAAATTGAGTTGAAGGCGCGGGCAAAAATTAATTTAACCCTTGATGTTATAGGTAAAAGGTCTGATGGATATCATAATGTAGAGATGATCATGCAAACCATCAACCTATATGATCAGATTACGATTAGAAAGATGAGAGCCCCAGGGATTAAGTTAAAAACGGATTTAAAATGGCTTCCGGAAGATGAAAGAAATTTAGCATATAAAGCAGCAAAACTAATCGTTGAAACATATAACATAGATCAAGGCATTTTAATTGAGCTTAAAAAAAGAATACCTGTTGCAGCAGGGCTTGCGGGTGGAAGTTCGGATGCGGCTGCAGTTTTTGTAGGTCTTAATACAATGTTTGATTTGAATCTTCAAAAAAATGAGTTGATGGATTTAGGAGTGAAACTGGGAGCAGATATTCCGTACTGTATTTTGACGGGAACCGCCCTGGCTCAGGGGATAGGAGACAAACTGACAAAACTTCCGCCAATGCCTTTTTGCCATGTAGTGATTGCAAAGCCTCCAATTAGCGTGTCTACTGCCCATGTTTATAAAAGTCTTAACTTAGAAGAAATATCTTTTCACCCCAATACCCAGGATGTTATTGAAGGCATCAAAAAAGGTGATTTAAGACAAATTGCAAAAAATCTTGGAAATGTATTAGAAAGCGTAACAATAAAGGAACACCCTATTATTGAGGATATTAAGAACACTTTGGTAGAATACGGTGCTCTGGGAGCACTGATGAGCGGCAGCGGCCCTTCGGTTTTCGGACTTTTTGAAAGCAATAAAGAGGCCCAAGCTGCAGCCAAAGAACTTAGATTACATAGTAAAGCCAAGGATATTTTTGTCACCACTATATTTAATAGGGAGAGATTATAA